In Leptospiraceae bacterium, a genomic segment contains:
- a CDS encoding AIPR family protein: MINENFYKIINQEFDAIIEKYKEEENFRTKLKQEEQKKAYAFMIWFLEFYGKIPRVREEIVDGPGDFSCDIIFPKVDYQNETVYYVVQSKWNSESNCNKMISSDEIKKTLNDFDTILRGSKTESKNERFNERIKGLQNHLDKNGKVEFLFITLSKNNPDVEENLSGFEKANPNMFVRVFDIHHIKKDFIDVRYKKLERLDLLKRRTNPINDKITIQLERLGTNNNQIQIKKPFDAYIFLVRPKLVYELFNKYGYSLFIENVRNPIKDSDINKRMQETLLKEPAYFWYYNNGITAISSLIPELSKQAKEIEITGLQIINGAQTVHAVYKAYSEASTTERQKIDEEVLLTFRLYKSAGEDFDRKVTKYTNAQNPMSDRDFWANDPVQIRLQEESYNTQFWYQKRRDEFVEVPEDVTVLDNKLMAGIYISFFYQIPFIAKQAFKDEAIKRYDALFLSKKEDDKFGWYEMIFNKETEYKDLLIAEHIYFYIEKLLPKSGFYDNLQLSILGLFKIVFEKYLSLKFPQINEIDTIDYIYKCFQKEDYTELSEVTKFMQNYIHENYKLEEIQDDDWFLNKEFMRLKVLLPDKLKLKDMEGK; encoded by the coding sequence ATGATAAACGAAAACTTTTATAAAATTATCAATCAAGAATTTGATGCTATAATAGAGAAATACAAAGAGGAAGAAAACTTTCGAACTAAACTGAAGCAAGAAGAACAAAAAAAAGCCTATGCTTTTATGATCTGGTTTTTAGAGTTCTACGGGAAAATTCCAAGAGTTAGAGAAGAAATAGTAGATGGTCCCGGTGACTTTTCCTGTGACATTATCTTTCCCAAAGTAGATTACCAGAATGAAACCGTTTATTATGTAGTACAATCTAAATGGAATTCTGAATCGAATTGTAATAAAATGATTAGTTCAGATGAGATAAAAAAAACTCTGAACGATTTTGATACTATTTTACGGGGTTCTAAAACAGAATCTAAAAATGAAAGATTCAATGAAAGAATCAAAGGTTTACAAAACCATCTGGATAAAAACGGAAAGGTAGAGTTTTTATTTATAACCCTCAGTAAGAATAATCCCGATGTAGAAGAAAATCTAAGTGGTTTTGAAAAAGCAAACCCCAATATGTTTGTTAGAGTTTTTGATATACACCATATCAAAAAAGATTTCATAGATGTAAGATATAAGAAGTTAGAAAGGTTGGATCTATTAAAAAGAAGAACAAATCCTATCAATGATAAAATTACAATCCAATTAGAACGACTCGGAACAAATAACAATCAGATACAGATAAAAAAGCCATTTGATGCTTACATTTTTCTCGTTAGACCCAAATTGGTTTATGAGTTATTTAATAAATACGGCTATAGCCTGTTTATAGAAAATGTTAGAAATCCTATCAAAGACTCAGATATAAACAAGAGAATGCAGGAAACTTTACTCAAAGAACCTGCATACTTCTGGTATTATAATAACGGAATCACAGCAATTTCCAGCCTGATTCCTGAGCTGAGTAAACAAGCCAAAGAAATTGAAATTACAGGTCTACAAATTATTAACGGTGCACAAACTGTCCACGCTGTTTATAAAGCTTATAGCGAAGCTTCAACTACAGAACGTCAAAAAATAGACGAAGAAGTTCTTCTTACGTTTCGCTTATACAAATCTGCCGGTGAAGACTTTGATAGAAAAGTTACCAAATATACCAACGCTCAAAACCCTATGAGTGACAGGGACTTCTGGGCAAATGACCCGGTGCAAATTCGTTTGCAAGAAGAGTCTTATAATACACAATTTTGGTACCAAAAAAGAAGGGATGAATTCGTTGAAGTTCCGGAAGATGTTACTGTTTTAGATAATAAATTAATGGCAGGAATATATATAAGTTTTTTTTATCAAATTCCCTTTATCGCAAAGCAGGCTTTTAAGGACGAAGCTATTAAGAGGTATGATGCTCTATTTTTATCCAAGAAAGAAGATGATAAGTTTGGTTGGTATGAAATGATTTTCAATAAGGAAACAGAATACAAAGATTTACTGATTGCCGAACATATATATTTTTATATTGAAAAATTATTACCTAAGAGTGGTTTTTATGATAACCTCCAACTCAGTATTTTGGGTTTATTTAAAATTGTTTTTGAAAAATACCTTTCTTTAAAATTTCCTCAAATCAATGAAATTGATACAATAGATTATATTTATAAATGTTTTCAAAAAGAAGATTATACAGAGCTAAGTGAAGTAACAAAATTTATGCAAAACTATATTCACGAAAATTATAAATTAGAAGAAATTCAAGATGATGACTGGTTTTTAAATAAAGAATTTATGAGACTCAAAGTATTGTTGCCAGATAAGTTGAAGTTAAAGGATATGGAAGGAAAATGA
- a CDS encoding DUF1156 domain-containing protein — translation MNSFIETQFPVSRVSKESYKERMANYSQTLTGLGKWWGRKPLILVRATLLGLLMPTSNNPVRDREIFLKILTMDEDGLWERKNKPLSAKEVYNILTDEFHEGRVFIKIDNYSDVFPTFKEVSREAFLSRYITEKNGSYRWIKSLDKKEKLSLERFAFDCLYYDEKLNYCARPEQIEGPSKESWKEINKHLGTNANSIVELTQELGKKQFGSIPRVGDAFCGGGSIPFEAARMGCDVYASDLNPVAALLTWAALNIVGGGEEVATQVKEAQKEIYEAVDKQVTEWGIEHNEFFHRADAYLYCVEVEDPETGWKVPLAPSWVIGEKTKTVAILVPDEKNKRYEIQVKMDATPAEMKAAKQGTVVKGYVIHPKNPNRIPMDLVRRENKGGLRLWENDDIIPRPDDVFQERLYCIRYVVKSLSERIWDFCKFAKDTDFSIYKKIYLEPKKELLKKMATSLKVVSDNFLFSIDTEKIKELISDKSKEIAITTENLVLAFYTLESCKHFELREDGEEYLYFEKNVYGIVLQVKLSYGTDELALLDFTIQKAKPKEGSEDLITDKTPEEAIALLLESNAKSSDYRYYTTPTPEDIEREKKAYQLIKERFSDWQEKGYIPSKKIEPGDETSRLQREKGWTHWHQLFNPRQLLVNGLIMSCVNNFKKQEIVVLIQLIIGRATNWNSSLCIWDPHHTREKTAMTFLNQALNTMLNFPAASLLSLSTSINFPIGNEHSVFSSSCNVSVKSISDNTFYNNIWITDPPYADAVNYHELTEFFLAWYEKHLPKLFPDWYTDSKRALAIKGQGESFRISMVEAYSNLKNNMPDNGMQVVMFTHQDASVWADLALILWASGLKVTAAWTIATETTSALKEGNYVQGTVLLVLRKNTSEETAFLDELNQLIEDEVKIQIDSMHKVEDKEEPNFSDTDYQLAAYAASLRILTGYKKIEDIDVQRELSKTKKKGEVSELEKTIENAKKIAASYLIPTGIDKANWLDLSGEERFFLKGLDMEAKGENKLGAYQELARGYGLREYKDLLGSSHANQVKLKTPEEFGTSQLSGEGFAITSTRHCLYALLLTVKEESPRAGVNWLKVELENFSQKKTLVKAILEYLERFKYSLPHWEVYSEKATQVKAMIESELE, via the coding sequence ATGAACTCATTTATCGAAACACAATTCCCCGTTTCACGGGTTTCCAAAGAATCCTACAAAGAGCGTATGGCAAACTACAGCCAGACTTTGACAGGTCTTGGCAAGTGGTGGGGACGTAAGCCTTTGATTCTTGTGCGAGCTACCCTTTTAGGTCTTTTGATGCCTACTTCTAATAATCCGGTTCGAGATAGAGAAATTTTCTTAAAAATTCTCACGATGGATGAAGATGGTCTCTGGGAGAGGAAAAATAAACCTTTAAGTGCTAAAGAAGTTTATAATATTCTAACTGATGAATTTCACGAAGGTAGAGTTTTTATTAAAATAGATAATTATTCCGATGTGTTTCCTACCTTTAAAGAAGTATCACGGGAGGCTTTTTTAAGTCGTTATATTACTGAGAAAAATGGTTCGTATCGATGGATTAAATCGCTGGATAAAAAAGAAAAGCTAAGTCTGGAACGCTTTGCTTTTGACTGTCTCTATTATGATGAAAAGCTAAATTATTGTGCAAGACCCGAACAAATCGAAGGTCCTTCCAAAGAATCATGGAAAGAGATTAATAAACATCTCGGAACCAATGCGAATTCAATTGTAGAACTTACACAAGAGCTTGGCAAAAAGCAATTTGGTTCTATTCCGCGTGTGGGCGATGCGTTTTGTGGTGGTGGTAGCATTCCTTTTGAAGCAGCAAGAATGGGTTGTGATGTTTATGCCAGTGATTTGAATCCGGTGGCAGCACTGTTGACCTGGGCAGCTTTGAATATTGTTGGTGGTGGAGAAGAAGTTGCTACACAGGTCAAAGAAGCACAAAAAGAAATCTATGAGGCTGTAGACAAACAGGTAACAGAATGGGGCATTGAGCACAACGAATTTTTCCATCGTGCGGATGCTTACCTCTATTGTGTGGAAGTGGAAGACCCCGAAACAGGCTGGAAAGTGCCACTGGCTCCGAGCTGGGTAATTGGAGAAAAGACAAAGACGGTGGCAATTCTTGTTCCAGACGAGAAAAACAAGCGTTATGAGATTCAGGTAAAAATGGATGCTACTCCTGCGGAAATGAAAGCAGCCAAGCAGGGAACTGTTGTAAAGGGCTATGTTATTCATCCAAAAAATCCCAATCGGATTCCTATGGATCTGGTGCGAAGAGAAAACAAAGGCGGTTTACGTCTCTGGGAGAATGATGATATAATTCCACGTCCTGACGATGTGTTTCAGGAAAGGTTGTATTGTATTCGTTATGTAGTGAAGTCTTTATCAGAAAGGATTTGGGATTTTTGCAAGTTTGCAAAAGATACCGATTTTTCCATCTATAAGAAGATTTATTTGGAACCCAAAAAAGAGTTGTTAAAAAAAATGGCAACTAGTCTGAAAGTCGTATCTGATAATTTTCTTTTTTCGATTGATACAGAGAAAATTAAAGAGCTTATTTCTGATAAATCAAAAGAAATAGCTATTACTACAGAAAATTTGGTGTTAGCTTTTTATACTCTCGAATCCTGTAAGCATTTTGAGCTTCGTGAGGATGGAGAAGAATATTTATATTTTGAAAAAAATGTTTATGGTATTGTATTACAGGTTAAACTTAGCTATGGGACAGACGAGTTAGCTTTATTGGATTTTACAATTCAGAAAGCAAAACCTAAAGAAGGAAGTGAGGATTTAATTACCGATAAAACACCCGAAGAAGCCATTGCACTATTATTAGAATCTAATGCGAAATCTTCAGACTACCGCTACTATACCACCCCCACCCCTGAAGACATAGAACGAGAAAAGAAAGCCTACCAACTCATAAAAGAACGCTTTTCCGACTGGCAAGAAAAAGGTTATATTCCTTCTAAGAAAATAGAGCCGGGTGACGAAACCTCAAGACTTCAACGCGAAAAAGGCTGGACCCACTGGCACCAATTATTCAATCCGAGACAGTTGCTGGTAAATGGGTTAATTATGAGTTGTGTTAATAATTTTAAAAAACAAGAAATTGTAGTATTAATTCAATTAATTATTGGTAGAGCAACAAATTGGAATAGTAGTTTATGTATTTGGGATCCTCATCATACAAGGGAAAAAACAGCAATGACTTTCCTTAACCAGGCATTAAATACTATGCTTAATTTCCCAGCTGCTTCTTTATTATCATTATCTACTTCTATTAATTTTCCAATTGGAAATGAACACTCTGTTTTCTCATCATCATGTAATGTTTCTGTTAAAAGCATTAGTGATAATACTTTTTATAATAATATTTGGATAACAGACCCACCTTATGCCGACGCTGTCAACTATCATGAGCTAACAGAGTTCTTCCTTGCCTGGTATGAGAAGCATTTGCCGAAGTTGTTTCCTGATTGGTATACGGATTCCAAGCGTGCTCTGGCGATTAAGGGTCAGGGGGAAAGTTTTCGGATTTCTATGGTGGAGGCTTACTCTAACTTAAAAAATAATATGCCGGATAACGGAATGCAGGTGGTGATGTTTACGCATCAGGATGCGAGTGTCTGGGCAGATTTAGCCTTGATTCTCTGGGCAAGTGGATTGAAGGTAACAGCAGCGTGGACGATAGCTACGGAAACTACATCGGCTCTCAAAGAAGGTAATTATGTTCAGGGGACTGTGCTTTTGGTTCTTCGTAAGAACACTTCCGAAGAAACCGCTTTCTTAGACGAACTCAACCAGCTCATCGAAGACGAAGTCAAAATACAAATCGACTCCATGCACAAAGTCGAAGACAAAGAGGAACCTAACTTTTCCGACACAGATTACCAGCTTGCCGCTTATGCAGCATCCCTGCGGATTCTCACCGGATATAAAAAAATCGAAGACATAGACGTTCAAAGGGAACTTTCTAAAACCAAAAAGAAAGGTGAAGTTTCCGAGCTGGAAAAAACAATAGAAAACGCCAAAAAGATTGCAGCCTCATATCTCATTCCCACAGGAATCGATAAAGCCAACTGGCTTGATCTCAGCGGTGAAGAGCGTTTCTTTCTTAAAGGACTCGATATGGAAGCCAAAGGGGAAAATAAACTCGGTGCTTATCAGGAGCTTGCCCGCGGCTACGGACTCAGGGAATATAAGGACTTACTCGGAAGTTCCCATGCCAACCAGGTAAAACTCAAAACACCGGAAGAATTCGGCACAAGCCAACTCTCCGGAGAAGGCTTTGCCATAACCTCCACCCGCCATTGTTTGTATGCACTCCTTTTGACTGTAAAGGAGGAATCACCCAGAGCCGGAGTCAACTGGCTTAAAGTAGAACTGGAAAATTTCAGCCAGAAAAAAACACTGGTTAAAGCAATCTTAGAATATCTGGAAAGGTTCAAGTATAGCCTGCCCCACTGGGAGGTTTACAGCGAAAAAGCCACTCAGGTTAAAGCGATGATTGAGAGTGAGTTGGAGTAG
- a CDS encoding response regulator translates to MENYKVLIVEDEEKTGEILQKALKDKEIDSDIASDGQRGVEYFQNNKYDLVILDLKLPELTGDEVLKKIREMDPYIEVVVYTNYDEPPIMAKLINLHTTGFYKKGADSDLWEFVDFIRAKLMPLSPEETKEILNRILN, encoded by the coding sequence ATGGAAAACTATAAAGTTTTAATCGTAGAAGATGAAGAAAAAACAGGAGAGATATTACAAAAGGCTCTAAAAGATAAAGAAATTGACTCGGATATTGCCAGTGATGGTCAAAGGGGAGTTGAATATTTCCAAAACAATAAATACGATTTAGTAATCTTAGATCTAAAATTACCGGAACTTACAGGTGATGAAGTTTTGAAAAAAATCAGAGAAATGGATCCATATATAGAAGTCGTAGTTTATACGAATTATGATGAACCACCAATTATGGCTAAGTTAATAAACTTACATACTACTGGTTTTTATAAAAAAGGTGCAGATTCAGACTTATGGGAATTTGTGGACTTCATAAGAGCAAAACTAATGCCTTTGTCTCCAGAAGAAACAAAAGAAATTTTAAATAGAATATTGAACTAA